ATCGCGCTGCTCGTGGCGACCAGCGGACACCCGCGGGTGCCGCGACTGCCAGCACTCGTGACACCGGTGCTCGCGGTGGCGGTCGTCGCGTTGGCAATCGCCGCCCTCATCTACGTCTACCTGACCGGTCACTCCGGCGCCGAGGCCGTCTGGGGCACCACCCTCTGACCCGCCGGCTCGGGCAGGCGCCTTCGACGCCGCCTCAGAAGACGAGGCGCGAGCAGAGCAGGCAGACGAGAGCGACAAGCACCACGGCGGCTGCGGCGCCGAAGCCGTAGGTGACCCGTTGGGAACGCTGCTCGGCCGCATCCAGGACGGCCGCGTCCTGCGGCGGGAGGTGTCGGGGCGGCGCCGGCTCCAGGTGCACGGGGGGACGCCAGCCGGCCGGGGGCGGGACGCTCGGGGGTGGCCCCGCGTACCCGCTCGTGGGTGCGGTGGCGGGCGGGGGTTGGTCCGCCATCCCGCCGTCGCCGGTCCCGGGCCGGCGCCAGTAGTCGTCGTCCGGGGTGCTGCCACCGCTGGGGGTCGTCACGCCGTCCGACGCTACCAACGGAGTCGGCGGCCCGGTCGTTTCTGCGTCGGTGTGCCATCCGGCGGCGAGCGGCCCGCCGCTGTCGCCTGCGCTAGTCTTGCCGGTCGTGAGCACCGAGGACCCTGGCACGAAGGGCGTGCGCGGCGATGACGACCGCACCGTCGACCTGAGCGACGACTTCGTGGTGCTGCCCGAGCAGACCTCGGACGACACCGACCACGGTTGGGGCGAGCGGAGCAGCGGCAACGACGACTGGCTCCTCGCCCAGCGCCCCCCACACTGGGACTGACTCCGACGCAACGCCTGGGCAGCGCCGCCCGCTCGGGCGGCGCTGCTGGATGCGGACCCGGGAGGGCTGCGGTCAGGACGCGGAGCTGGCCGCCGGTGCCTTGCCGCCGCCCGACCCACCGGACGACGATCCGCCGGACGAGGACGACCCACCGGACGAGGACGACCCGGACGAACCCGACGACGAGGACGACGACGACCCGGAATCCCCACCCGAGGACGAGGACGACGACTCGGACTTGGCCGGCTTGCCGCCAGCGGTCGTCTCGGAACCGGACGCGCGGGAGTCGGTGCGGTAGAAGCCCGAGCCCTTGAAGACGATGCCTACCGAGTTGAAGACCTTGCGCAGCCGCCCCTGACACGCCGGGCACTCGGTCAGCGGCTCGTCCGAGAAGGACTGCACCGCCTCGAGCTGGTGACCGCACGCGGTGCAGGCGTACTGGTACGTGGGCACGTTCTCCTCCGGTATCTGGGCTCGGCCAGTTGGCACTCGACGTATTCGAGTGCCAATGGTGCGTCATTCGCCCCGGGTTCGTCCAGCGGACGTGTGGGGCGCGACACCGTGCGCCGTACCCGGGCCGTCGTCAAGCGTACGCATCCCGTCGGTGGGAGTGACGACCGCGCGGACCGGACGGTCGTGCGGCTCCGCCGGCAGCGCCTCGACCAGCTCGCCGTCGTGCAGCGGCACCACGGTCAGGGCCGTCCCGGGCACGCGCGCCAACGCCCTGTCGTACGAGCCGCCGCCGCGGCCCAGCCGTCGGCCGCGAAGGTCCACGGCGAGTGCCGGCACGACCAGCAGCTCCGCGTCGGTGACCGCTGCCACGCCGAGGCGGGGGCCGATCGGCTCCCGGATGCCCCGGCCGGCCGCCACCAGAGCGTCGGGACCGGAGTACGCCGCCCAGTCCAGGTCCAGATCGGGGCGGAGCACCGGGAGCAGCAACTCGGCGTCGGGCGGCAGCGCCGATCGCAGCGCCTCCGGCAGTCCGGCCCCGCCCGGCTCGGAGCCGACCGGGACGTACGCCGTCATCAGGCGCGGGCGCAGCCGGCGTACCAGGGCGACAAGCTCGGCCTGGACGCGCCCGGCGGCCTCGGCCCGCGCCACGGCGGTCCGGGTCCGGCGGCGGGCGAGCAGGTCGACGCGCGTGTCCCGCTTCGTCACTCGGGTCACTTCCGCTTCATCAGAAAATTCCGGCACGCAACACTCCTGACGCAACGCCACTCCCACGGTTGCTCTGTGTCAGCATCGCAAGCAACGGAGGCGGAACTTCCGGGGGGACCGAGTGACGCTACGCGGGCGGTTGACTGCAGCCTTCCTCGTGGTGGTGCTCGGCCCGGTCCTGCTCGGGGCGTTCTTCGTCGCCTCCACCGTCACTGCCGTCGACCGCAGCCGGTCCACCGAGCGCCTCGCCGTGGCGGCGTCCACGGTCCGTACCTCGGTCGACGCGCTCTGCCAGCAGCTGCGCGCCGCCGCCGACGCGGTCGCCCTCACCGGTGACCCGGCCGTCGCCGCCGGCCAGCTCGTCAGCCGTGGCCTGGCCGCGGCGGTGCAGGTCACCGACGTGAACGGACGCGTCACGTACGCCTCGCCCGACGCGCCGCCGACCCCCTGGCGGGACTGCTCCGAACCG
The DNA window shown above is from Micromonospora lupini and carries:
- a CDS encoding FmdB family zinc ribbon protein, producing the protein MPTGRAQIPEENVPTYQYACTACGHQLEAVQSFSDEPLTECPACQGRLRKVFNSVGIVFKGSGFYRTDSRASGSETTAGGKPAKSESSSSSSGGDSGSSSSSSSGSSGSSSSGGSSSSGGSSSGGSGGGKAPAASSAS
- a CDS encoding 5-formyltetrahydrofolate cyclo-ligase yields the protein MPEFSDEAEVTRVTKRDTRVDLLARRRTRTAVARAEAAGRVQAELVALVRRLRPRLMTAYVPVGSEPGGAGLPEALRSALPPDAELLLPVLRPDLDLDWAAYSGPDALVAAGRGIREPIGPRLGVAAVTDAELLVVPALAVDLRGRRLGRGGGSYDRALARVPGTALTVVPLHDGELVEALPAEPHDRPVRAVVTPTDGMRTLDDGPGTAHGVAPHTSAGRTRGE